From Buchnera aphidicola (Uroleucon sonchi):
CACCGGGTAAATTAAAATCCATAGCAGAAAAATATTGGAATAATGGGATTAAAAATATTATTGCACTTAGAGGAGATGCAATAAAAAAAAATTATAAACATACCATGTATGCTTCAGATCTAGTAATATTATTAAAAAAAATCGCTGATTTTGATATTTCTGTAGCAGCTTATCCAGAATTACATCCAGAATCACAAAACTCTAAAGAAGATATTATAAATTTGAAAAAAAAAATTGATTTAGGTGCTAATAGAGCTATTACTCAGTTTTTCTTTAATATAGATTTTTATTTAAAGTTTCGTGATAACTGTATAAAAAATGGAATTACAGTTGAGATTATACCTGGTATTTTACCAATCTATAATTTTATACAATTACAGCGTTTTTTAAAAATGACTAATGTTCAAATACCTAAATGGATGTTTGAAATATTCAATGGATTAGAAAACGATATATTTACACAAAAAATTATAGGAGCGAGTATAGCAATAGATATGGTAAAAAAATTATCTTCCGAGGGAATAAAAAATTTTCATTTTTACACTTTAAATCAATCAGATATTACTTATTCTATTTGTCGTATTTTAGGTTTATAAATTTTTATAAATTATTTTACAATTATGTTTGATAATTTTAAAAGTATTATTAAAATATTTAATAACAAGATTTTGTTATTTGTATATGAAAAGTTTTGATAAAATATATAAGTTATTTAATTTATATAAATTTTTTTATTAATATTATTTAATAGAAATAAATTTATAAGTCAATATATAATAAAATGATTTATTATCGTTTTTATTGTTTATTTTTTACAAGTATTTATAATAGTTTAATAGTAGAATATATAATCATTATATCATGAATATTTTTATTTATAAATTAATAGCATATTTTTTTTATTTTGTTTATATAATTTCATGTATATACATTATATATTCAGTGATATAGAATTTTTTTATTTTTTTATATATTTTAGAAAATGTTACGTAAAGCATTTAATAGTTATTTTTTGGATATGTTTGTTAAAAAGTATAATATATTAAAATATTATTCTACTATGTTTAAAAAAATATTTTTATATTTTTCGATATAATAAGATTTCCTTAAACTGCAATATTACTGCATATAAAAAAATAATTATTTTTTTATAAATTATAATATATGTTTTTAAAAGGTTATTGTTTTTTATTTTTATAGATATTTAATGTATATATAAATCATTTAAAATTATTCTTACTTACATTAATGTAGTCTTAAATATATCATCATTAAAATATTATATAAAATTCACTTAAAACAACGTTATTTAGTTAATTTTGATCGACTCATAGTAATTTTCATATTTTGAGAATTTAATAAATTACAAAAGCATAAGATATTATCTTTATAATATATAGTTCATATTTTTTATAAGCAATGGATTGGTTCTTAGATTATAAATATTTTTATTAATAATATTTTTTTTGTTTAAAAATCGTAACAATATATTTTTATTTAACAATTTAGTGATTTAATTTCAAAAAGTTTTATGAAAATTTAGAATTTATATCTTCAATCAACGCAATAGTATTATATATCATATAATTAATATTATAATGTTTGTTTTAATAATTACTGTTAATATTTTATTTTTGAATAAAAATAATACAATATTTAATAAAATAATATTTTCTAAAATCTTAATTTTCTGATTTTGTGTTATTACCAATTATTAATAAATATTTTAATAAATATATATAACATTTTTCATTAATATTAATGAAATATAGTATTTATTAAAATTATCATTATGTTATTTATTTAATACCATTAATAGTTATTTTATTTGAATATATTTTTAAATGAAATATGTAAATACTTAAAATGTATATTTTAAAAAACAAGATAATTGTATTACTGAATTATATTCAGTATTAATGTTTTTAATAGATATAAATTTTGACTATTAAAACATATTTTTTAATTAATCATTTTATAGTGTCAATATTATATAACAAAATAATAATTGATTTTATACTGTATAAGTTATAACTAATTATTTTTTTAATAAAATTATTATTCTTTCATAAAGAAAATAAATAAAATATTTAATGATTTCATAAAAATAAACATCGATTAAGAAATATTTTTATTATCAATTATCTTGATAATTATATATAAATTGGTAATTTAGAAAAATATTGAACTATTAATATTACTACTTATAGTATCAATTTTTCAATTTATATTGTTTATAAATTTGTTTTTAAGTAGATGTAGATGAGTATAAATATATGAAAAAAAGCACATGTAACAAGGTAGTTTTAGCATATTCTGGAGGTTTAGATACTTCAGCTATTATTCCATGGCTTAAAGAAAATTATAATTTTGAAGTAATTGCTTTTGTAGCTGATATAGGACAATCTAGAAAAGATTTAGATGAAATTAATAAGAAATCAATCAATTCTGGTGCATCTAGTTGTTATATTGTTGATTTAAAAGAAGAATTTATAGAAGATTATGTTTATCCTATTTTAAAAACTGGAGCTTTATATGAAGGTAGTTATTTGCTAGGAACAGCACTGGCTCGTCCTATTATTGCAAAAAAACAAGTAGAATTAGCATTAAACATTAACGCAAATGCATTATGTCATGGTGCTACAGGAAAAGGCAATGATCAAGTACGTTTTGAAATGACATATGCAGCATTAGCTCCTCATTTAAATGTAATAGCGCCATGGAGAGAATGGAATCTTGATTCTAGAGAATCATTAATACAATATTTATATGAAAAAAAAATTCCTACTACTGCGACAGTTGAAAAAATTTATAGTAAAGATGAAAATGTATGGCATATTTCTACCGAAGGAGGATTGCTTGAAAATCCTTGGAATAGATCTAATCAAGATTGCTGGAGTTGGACAATAGATCCTGAAGATGCTCCAAATACACCTGAATATGTTTCATTAATTTTACAATCTGGATGTGTTATATCAGTAAATAATATCAATTTAAAACCTTTAAAATGCGTTGAAATGCTTAATATATTAGGGTCTCGGCATGGAATTGGAAGAATAGATATTGTTGAAAATAGATTGATTGGAATGAAATCGAGGGGGTGTTATGAAACACCAGGAGGAACAATAATTATGACAGCTATTAAATCGATTGAGCAATTAGTTTTAGATCGTGAAAGCTTTCAATGGAAAGAAAAAATAGCATTAGAAATGTCTTCTGTAGTATATGATGGACGCTGGTTTACTCCAATACGTGAATCTCTACAAGCAGCTGCAAATTCATTATCACAAAAAATTACCGGAGAAGTGATTTTAAAATTATTCAAAGGCTCTGTGACAGCTATTCAAAAAAAATCTCCTTATTCATTATATTCTGAAGAATATGCAACTTTTGGAAAGGATCAAGTTTATAAACAATCTGATGCAGATGGTTTTATTCGTTTATTTTCTTTATCTTCTAGAATACGTGCACAGAATAAATGTTAATAAGTCAATAAAAAATAGAAAATATTTATTTATTCAATTTTTAATTTTATTTATATTTATAACTTTTATAGAGAAAATATATGACATTATGGGGTGGAAGATTTATTGATAAATCAGATAAATTGTTTAAAAAATTTAATACCTCTTTATCATTTGATTATATTTTAGCGGAAGAAGATATAACTGCTTCAATTTCTTGGTCAAAAATTTTACTGAAGAGTAATATTATTAATAAAAAAGAACAAATTAAAATTGAACATGCTCTTATTGAGTTACTACAAGAAATTAAAAATAATAGTAAGAATATTCTTTTAAGTAATTGTGAAGATATTCACAGTTGGGTAGAAGAAAAATTAATTGATAAAATTGGAGAATTAGGTAAAAAATTGCATACTGGTCGTAGTCGCAATGACCAAATTACAACTGATTTAAAATTATGGTGCAAGAAAATTATTCACATTTTATTAAATAATATTATTAAGCTACAAAAAAGATTAATTATTTTAGCTGAATCTAATAAACATGTTATCATGCCAGGATATACGCATTTACAAAGAGCACAGCCAATCACTTTTTCTTATTGGTGTTTAGCTTATATAGAAATGTTAACACGAGATTTTAGTCGTTTAGAAGATGTTTTAAAAAGGTTAAATACTAGCCCTCTTGGTTCAGGAGCTCTGTCTGGTACGGCATGGAAAATTGATCGTGAAGTACTTGCTTTATCTCTAGGATTTAATTCGGCAACAAATAATGCTCTAGACAGTGTTTCTGATCGTGATTATGTAATTGAATTATTATCTTCTGCCTCTATAAGTATGATGCATTTATCAAGATTGTCTGAAGATATTATTTTTTTTAATTCAGGTGAAGCTAATTTTATTGAATTATCTGATGCAATTACATCTGGTTCATCATTAATGCCTCAAAAGAAAAATCCAGATGCATTAGAACTTATTCGAGCAAAATGTGGTCGTGTATATGGTTCTTTAGTATCTATTTTAGTTGTATTAAAATCTCTTCCATTATCATATAATAAAGATTTACAAGAAGATAAAGAAGGTTTATTTGATTCTATAAAAACGTGGAATGATTGTTTATGTATGACAATTTTAGTGTTAAAGAATATAAAAATAAAATATGATATATGTCGTCAAGCTGCAGAAGAAGGTTATTCTAATGCAACAGAATTAGCAGATTATTTAGTGAAAAAAGGATTAACTTTTCGTGAAGCTCATCACATCTCTGGCCAAATAGTTTTACACGCAATTAAAGTGCAAAAACCTTTACATGCTTTAAAATTATCTACGTTTCATATTTATAGTAATCTTATTGAAAATGATATATATCAAAACATTACTTTAGAATCTTGCCTAGAAAAAAGAATATCTAAAGGTGGTGTAGCACCACATCAAGTTGATAAAGAAATAATTAAAGTAAAAAAAAGACTATATGTTTTTTAATATATATTTTATATCTAAAAAATACTATTTGTTTACGTTAACTAACTAGCATTTAAACTGTTTAAATGCTTAGTTAATATCAGTGAATAAAATATTAGGAAATATCATTCATGCAAGAACTATTTTTGTTTGTTAGTGAACATATTATACTAGTAAGTATTTGGTTTATTTGTTTAACTATATTGATTTTTTCTTTTACCAAACATATGTTCTTAAAATCTATTATAATTAATAATATTCAAGCTATTCAATTAATAGATAAAAATAAAGCAATTATTATTGATACCCGTACTGATGAAATATTTCAAACAGGTCATATTTTCAATTCTATTAATATTCCATTAAAAAATATTTTTTTAGGAAATTTGAATCAAATAAAAGAATTTAAAAAGTCTCCTATTATTCTTATTATTAACAATTCGTATGAATATAATAAATGTATTAAACATTTTTTAAAATATGGATTTAATAATATTTATATTTTGAAGAATGCTTTAAATGATTGGAATTGCAATCATTTACCCTTATTTATTAATAACATTCATGATAAATAATATTTTAAATAAAAAATTTTATATATCTTGGTATTAAGTAATAATTTTATCCTAAATACTTCCATGTTACTTGCTAAATAAAAGATTTTATTTCTGGAATAGTTATGTTAGATAAAAAAAATCAAAAAGAATTTTTTGAAATTCAACGTATTTATATTAAAGATATTTCTTTTGAAGCTCCTCATACACCGAATATTTTTCATGATCAATGGGAACCAAGTATTAATTTGAATGTAAATAATAAAATACAAGAAATCGAAAAAAATATTTTTGAAATTGTTTTAAAAATTAAAGTTATAGTTAAAATTAAAGACAAATTAACATTTTTATGTGATTTAGATCAAGCGGGTATTTTTTTAATTATGAATATAAATGGAGAAAAATTAAAACATTGTTTACATTCTTATTGTCCAAATATTTTATTTCCTTATGCTCGTGCATGTATTGCTAATTTAATATCTTATGGAAGCTTTCCTCCAATTAATCTTGCTCCTATCAATTTTGATGCTCTGTATGATAATTATATTAAATCAAAAAAATAAATAAAATAAATACATTAAATATTTAATATAAATAATTTAAATATTATTAAAATTTTTATAATATTATTTTAGGAGAAAATAATGTATTTTTTAAAAATATCAAAAATATGGAGAAAAATACTTGATAAAACTGATTTATTGTTAAAAAAAGAACCTATTTTATCAAATTTTTATTATAGTACTATATTGCAACACAATAGCTTAAGTAGCTCTTTAAGCTATATATTAGCCAAGCAATTATCTACATCTATGATTCCTGACAAAACTTTGCAAGATATATTTAATCATGTATACGACGATCATGATTATATGTTGAAATATATAGTCCGAGATATTGAAGCGATTGTAGAGCGCGATCCAGCAGCAAATAATTATTTAACCCCTCTTTTATATTTTAAAGGTTTTCATGCGTTAGAAGCATATAGAATTAGTCATTATTTATGGAATATCAATAAAAAATCATTATCTCAATATTTACAAAATAGAATATCTTTAAAATTTTCAGTAGATATTCATCCAGCTGCATATATTGGGTCCGGTGTAATGCTTGATCATGCACACGGCATTGTGATTGGTGAAAATGTTAGTATAGATGATGATGTTTCAATTTTTCATTCAGTAACTTTAGGTGGTACTGGTAAAGATTTAGGTAAGAATCGACATCCTACCATTCGAAAAGGGGTTATAATTGGAGCAGGTGCAAAGATTTTAGGGAATATTGAAATAGGATTAAAAGCAAAAATAGGAGCAGGTTCAGTTGTTTTAAAAAATGTGCCTTCTTATGTTACTGTAGTTGGTATACCAGCTAAAATTGTTAATGATATAGATAATACAAAGCAATTTTTTCTAGATCAAAAAAACAATCTATCTTATTTAAATACATTTCAATATGGTGATGGAATTTAATAAATATATATAAAATAAAAACTTCTGTTTTTATAAAAAACTATGATCAATATGTTGATATTAATACAGAAGTTTTATTTTATTTTACTTGTTAATATATTATGCTTTAATCATCTAAAAAACTACGTAATACTTCTGATCTACTTGGATGGCGTAGTTTTCTTAACGCCTTAGCTTCTATTTGTCTTATTCTTTCTCTGGTAACATCAAATTGTTTTCCAACTTCTTCTAATGTATGATCAGTATTCATATCAATTCCAAAGCGCATACGTAAAACTTTTGCTTCACGAGCAGTTAAACCTGCTAATACATCATGTGTCGCTGATCTTAAGCTTTCAGATGTGGCAGAATCTAATGGTAATTCTAAAGTTGTATCTTCTATAAAATCTCCTAAATGTGAATCATCATCATCTCCAATTGGAGTCTCCATAGAGATAGGTTCTTTAGCAATTTTTAATACTTTTCTGATTTTATCCTCGGGAATAAGCATTTTTTCAGATAGTTCTTCTGGAGTAGGTTCTCGACCTATTTCTTGTAACATTTGTCTAGAAATACGATTAAGCTTATTAATTGTTTCGATCATATGCACTGGAATACGAATTGTTCGTGCTTGATCTGCAATCGAGCGAGTAATTGCTTGTCGAATCCACCAGGTAGCATAAGTAGAAAATTTATAACCTCGACGATATTCAAACTTATCAACAGCTTTCATTAAACCAATATTTCCTTCTTGTATTAGATCTAAAAATTGTAAACCTCGATTTGTGTATTTTTTTGCAATAGAAATTACTAACCTTAAGTTAGCTTCAACCATTTCTTTTTTTGCGCGTTTAGCTTTTAATTCTCCAATAGACATTCTTTTATTAATATCTTTAACTTGTTCAATTGTTAAACCTGTTTCTTCTTCTATTTCAATTAATTTTTTTATACTACTAAAGACATCTTCTTGAACTTTTTTTAAGTTATTAGACCATGGTTTATTTTTATTTTGTTCTTTTATAAACCAAATATGATTAATTTTTTGAATTGGAAAGATTTTAATAAAATTTTTTTTTGGCATTTTACAAATTTCAACGCATAATTTGATAATAATTCTTTCTTGTTTTCTAACTCTTTCCATCATATTTCGCATATTATTAACTAAATGATCAAATTGTTTTGGAACTAATCGGAATTGTTTAAATATTTCTGATAAGTTATAAATTTCTAACAATGCATCTTGATGTGTTCTATTTTTATTTTTAATTGTTTGATAAGTATTATTATATTGCAGACGTAGTGCAGAAAATTTTTCATTAGCTAATTCTGGATCAATGATATGATCATCTTCATGATGTTCGTGATCGTCTTCATTATTTTGTTCCTCTTCTAATAATACAGAATCTATATGCATAGCAGTAGGAGAAAATATTTCTTCTGCATTTGGATCAACAAACCCTGTTATTATGTCTGATAATCGTATTTGACCAGTTTGTACGCGTTCATATTGATCTAATAAATATGTAATTGCTTCCGGATACTCTGATACTGAACATTGAACTTGATTAATACCTTCTTCAATGCGTTTAGCTATATCAATTTCTCCTTCTCGTGTTAATAATTCAACAGTTCCCATTTCTCTCATATACATTCGAACAGGATCTGTAGTTCGTCCTAATTCTGATTCTACACTAGATAGTACTTGCGTAGCTGCTTCAACTGCATCTTCATCTGTGTCTGTATTAATTTCATTTAAAATTAAATCATCAGCGTCAGGTGCTTCTTCAACTACTGGAATGCCCATATCATTAATCATTTGAATAATATCATTAATTTGTTCCGAATCGATAATATCTTCTGGTAAATGATCATTAACTTCAGAATAAGTTAAATATCCTTGCTCTTTGCCATGTGTGACAAGTAGTTTAAGTTGCGACTGTGGGTTTTGATCCATAATACGATATCCAGATTGTATTAATTGAATAAATATTTATCGACTGATTAGTCAATAATAAATAATAGCATTATTATAAAAATTTTGAAGAAGTTAATAAATGTTTAGATATATTAAATTGATGTTATATTTTTATAAAATTTAATGTTATTTTTTAGATAATGTTTGATTGATAAACCAAATTTCTTTTTTTTCATTAATTGTTAGTCCTTTTATTCTATCTTGAGAAATTAGATATTCTTGTCTTGTTTCAAGAATTTTATTATATA
This genomic window contains:
- a CDS encoding argininosuccinate synthase, which gives rise to MKKSTCNKVVLAYSGGLDTSAIIPWLKENYNFEVIAFVADIGQSRKDLDEINKKSINSGASSCYIVDLKEEFIEDYVYPILKTGALYEGSYLLGTALARPIIAKKQVELALNINANALCHGATGKGNDQVRFEMTYAALAPHLNVIAPWREWNLDSRESLIQYLYEKKIPTTATVEKIYSKDENVWHISTEGGLLENPWNRSNQDCWSWTIDPEDAPNTPEYVSLILQSGCVISVNNINLKPLKCVEMLNILGSRHGIGRIDIVENRLIGMKSRGCYETPGGTIIMTAIKSIEQLVLDRESFQWKEKIALEMSSVVYDGRWFTPIRESLQAAANSLSQKITGEVILKLFKGSVTAIQKKSPYSLYSEEYATFGKDQVYKQSDADGFIRLFSLSSRIRAQNKC
- the metF gene encoding methylenetetrahydrofolate reductase, with translation MNILSEYYQDIINQKTENIKNSIHCSFEFFPPKNITLEENLWSVIRKIVKLKPKFFSVTYGANNGECQKTYNIVKKIREKTGIITAAHLTCVNSTPGKLKSIAEKYWNNGIKNIIALRGDAIKKNYKHTMYASDLVILLKKIADFDISVAAYPELHPESQNSKEDIINLKKKIDLGANRAITQFFFNIDFYLKFRDNCIKNGITVEIIPGILPIYNFIQLQRFLKMTNVQIPKWMFEIFNGLENDIFTQKIIGASIAIDMVKKLSSEGIKNFHFYTLNQSDITYSICRILGL
- the rpoD gene encoding RNA polymerase sigma factor RpoD, translating into MDQNPQSQLKLLVTHGKEQGYLTYSEVNDHLPEDIIDSEQINDIIQMINDMGIPVVEEAPDADDLILNEINTDTDEDAVEAATQVLSSVESELGRTTDPVRMYMREMGTVELLTREGEIDIAKRIEEGINQVQCSVSEYPEAITYLLDQYERVQTGQIRLSDIITGFVDPNAEEIFSPTAMHIDSVLLEEEQNNEDDHEHHEDDHIIDPELANEKFSALRLQYNNTYQTIKNKNRTHQDALLEIYNLSEIFKQFRLVPKQFDHLVNNMRNMMERVRKQERIIIKLCVEICKMPKKNFIKIFPIQKINHIWFIKEQNKNKPWSNNLKKVQEDVFSSIKKLIEIEEETGLTIEQVKDINKRMSIGELKAKRAKKEMVEANLRLVISIAKKYTNRGLQFLDLIQEGNIGLMKAVDKFEYRRGYKFSTYATWWIRQAITRSIADQARTIRIPVHMIETINKLNRISRQMLQEIGREPTPEELSEKMLIPEDKIRKVLKIAKEPISMETPIGDDDDSHLGDFIEDTTLELPLDSATSESLRSATHDVLAGLTAREAKVLRMRFGIDMNTDHTLEEVGKQFDVTRERIRQIEAKALRKLRHPSRSEVLRSFLDD
- a CDS encoding rhodanese-like domain-containing protein codes for the protein MQELFLFVSEHIILVSIWFICLTILIFSFTKHMFLKSIIINNIQAIQLIDKNKAIIIDTRTDEIFQTGHIFNSINIPLKNIFLGNLNQIKEFKKSPIILIINNSYEYNKCIKHFLKYGFNNIYILKNALNDWNCNHLPLFINNIHDK
- the cysE gene encoding serine O-acetyltransferase; the encoded protein is MYFLKISKIWRKILDKTDLLLKKEPILSNFYYSTILQHNSLSSSLSYILAKQLSTSMIPDKTLQDIFNHVYDDHDYMLKYIVRDIEAIVERDPAANNYLTPLLYFKGFHALEAYRISHYLWNINKKSLSQYLQNRISLKFSVDIHPAAYIGSGVMLDHAHGIVIGENVSIDDDVSIFHSVTLGGTGKDLGKNRHPTIRKGVIIGAGAKILGNIEIGLKAKIGAGSVVLKNVPSYVTVVGIPAKIVNDIDNTKQFFLDQKNNLSYLNTFQYGDGI
- the argH gene encoding argininosuccinate lyase, whose protein sequence is MTLWGGRFIDKSDKLFKKFNTSLSFDYILAEEDITASISWSKILLKSNIINKKEQIKIEHALIELLQEIKNNSKNILLSNCEDIHSWVEEKLIDKIGELGKKLHTGRSRNDQITTDLKLWCKKIIHILLNNIIKLQKRLIILAESNKHVIMPGYTHLQRAQPITFSYWCLAYIEMLTRDFSRLEDVLKRLNTSPLGSGALSGTAWKIDREVLALSLGFNSATNNALDSVSDRDYVIELLSSASISMMHLSRLSEDIIFFNSGEANFIELSDAITSGSSLMPQKKNPDALELIRAKCGRVYGSLVSILVVLKSLPLSYNKDLQEDKEGLFDSIKTWNDCLCMTILVLKNIKIKYDICRQAAEEGYSNATELADYLVKKGLTFREAHHISGQIVLHAIKVQKPLHALKLSTFHIYSNLIENDIYQNITLESCLEKRISKGGVAPHQVDKEIIKVKKRLYVF
- the secB gene encoding protein-export chaperone SecB, yielding MLDKKNQKEFFEIQRIYIKDISFEAPHTPNIFHDQWEPSINLNVNNKIQEIEKNIFEIVLKIKVIVKIKDKLTFLCDLDQAGIFLIMNINGEKLKHCLHSYCPNILFPYARACIANLISYGSFPPINLAPINFDALYDNYIKSKK